A window of the Sphingobium sp. CAP-1 genome harbors these coding sequences:
- a CDS encoding pyridoxal phosphate-dependent aminotransferase: MATQLEPTFEQDLIDRGYSRRQLAKAAALLGAATATLRVTGAGAQQAAKAVAGAVRIGANECWTGPFPVAAQAAFKLVTEGNRYEPDNEHQKLFDAVASVEGIPADRVVAWPGSSDPLSRVAVAYASPTRGIVTADPTYEAIWRTGAWLGAKVTKVPLTKDYAHDVKAMLAADPNAGVYYICSPNNPTGTVTPIADIEWLANNKPKDAILVVDEAYIHWVDGPNAAKLAATRDDVLILRTFSKLFGMAGMRLGLTFASPVLMEKMMRYDGGQVTGMLPMTAVACGTASVTEAALIKARRAEMNAAREKSVSHLKAKGIKVIPGSQANMFMVDWGKPAKGMMEALLAANVQIGRSWPIWPNVSRVSVGSMEEMEAFNAAIDKVWKA; this comes from the coding sequence ATGGCGACGCAACTGGAACCCACATTCGAACAGGATCTGATCGATCGCGGCTATTCGCGCCGCCAACTGGCAAAGGCCGCCGCCTTGCTGGGCGCCGCCACCGCCACTTTGCGCGTCACCGGCGCAGGCGCGCAGCAAGCCGCCAAGGCCGTCGCCGGCGCGGTGCGGATCGGCGCCAATGAATGCTGGACCGGCCCCTTCCCGGTCGCCGCTCAGGCCGCCTTCAAGCTGGTGACGGAAGGCAATCGCTACGAACCCGACAATGAGCATCAGAAGCTGTTCGACGCCGTCGCCTCGGTCGAAGGCATCCCCGCCGACCGCGTCGTCGCCTGGCCCGGATCATCCGACCCGCTCAGCCGCGTCGCCGTCGCCTATGCCTCCCCCACGCGCGGCATCGTCACCGCCGACCCGACCTATGAAGCGATCTGGCGCACCGGCGCATGGCTCGGCGCGAAGGTGACGAAGGTGCCGTTGACCAAGGATTATGCCCATGACGTGAAGGCGATGCTGGCGGCCGATCCCAATGCCGGCGTCTATTATATCTGCTCGCCCAACAATCCGACCGGCACCGTCACGCCGATCGCCGACATCGAATGGCTGGCCAATAACAAGCCCAAGGACGCGATTCTGGTCGTCGACGAAGCCTATATCCACTGGGTCGACGGTCCCAATGCGGCGAAGCTGGCCGCCACCCGCGACGATGTGCTGATCCTGCGCACCTTCTCCAAGCTGTTCGGCATGGCGGGGATGCGCCTCGGCCTCACCTTCGCGTCGCCGGTGCTGATGGAAAAGATGATGCGCTATGATGGCGGTCAGGTGACGGGAATGCTGCCGATGACCGCCGTCGCCTGCGGCACCGCCTCGGTTACGGAAGCCGCCCTCATCAAGGCGCGCCGCGCCGAAATGAACGCCGCCCGCGAAAAATCGGTCAGCCATCTGAAGGCCAAGGGGATCAAGGTCATCCCCGGCAGCCAGGCGAACATGTTCATGGTCGACTGGGGCAAACCCGCCAAGGGCATGATGGAAGCACTGCTGGCCGCCAATGTGCAAATCGGCCGAAGCTGGCCGATCTGGCCCAACGTCTCGCGCGTCTCCGTCGGCTCGATGGAAGAAATGGAGGCCTTCAACGCCGCCATCGACAAGGTGTGGAAGGCGTAA
- a CDS encoding pyridoxal phosphate-dependent aminotransferase: MTMMLNKDARDDLIERGYSRRQLGEVAALLGAGVAASSLLGGAAMAQQQAARGVKGAVRIGSNECWTGPFPSGVQAAAEAASFGNWYDPDNYKGDLIKTVAAVEGIPEAQVMPWPGSGGPLVSIVAAYCSPTKGLVTADPTFESAWRTADYMKAPIAKAPQAIGKGHDVKAMLAANPNAGLYYICTPNNPTGTITPLADIQWLLDNKPADAMLLVDEAYIHFSEAPSAATLIGTRKDIIVMRTFSKLFGMAGVRLGLTFADPEVQKRISLFGPSAGGLAITAMHCGNAVYKEAALIKARRNEMIAAREETIAWLTKKGIEVQPGSQANMFMVNWNKPAKEMQAALLATPEKVQIGRNWPIWPNVSRVTVGSAADMAKFCAAVDKCYKA, encoded by the coding sequence ATGACCATGATGCTGAACAAGGATGCCAGAGACGACCTGATCGAACGCGGCTATTCGCGCCGCCAGCTTGGCGAAGTCGCCGCGCTGCTGGGTGCGGGCGTGGCCGCCAGCTCGCTGCTGGGCGGTGCCGCCATGGCGCAGCAACAAGCCGCGCGCGGCGTCAAGGGGGCCGTCCGCATCGGCTCCAACGAATGCTGGACCGGCCCCTTCCCGTCGGGCGTGCAGGCCGCCGCCGAAGCCGCCTCCTTCGGCAACTGGTATGACCCCGACAATTATAAGGGCGACCTGATCAAGACCGTCGCCGCGGTCGAAGGCATCCCCGAAGCGCAGGTCATGCCCTGGCCCGGCTCCGGCGGTCCGCTGGTCAGCATCGTCGCGGCCTATTGCTCGCCGACCAAGGGGCTGGTGACGGCCGATCCGACCTTCGAATCCGCCTGGCGCACCGCCGACTATATGAAGGCGCCCATCGCCAAGGCGCCGCAGGCGATCGGCAAGGGCCATGATGTGAAGGCGATGCTGGCCGCCAACCCCAATGCGGGCCTCTATTATATCTGCACGCCCAACAACCCGACCGGCACCATCACCCCGCTGGCCGACATCCAGTGGCTGCTCGACAACAAGCCGGCCGACGCCATGCTGCTGGTGGACGAAGCCTATATCCACTTCTCCGAAGCGCCCAGCGCCGCCACGCTGATCGGCACCCGCAAGGACATCATCGTCATGCGGACCTTCTCCAAGCTGTTCGGTATGGCCGGCGTCCGCCTCGGCCTGACCTTCGCCGACCCCGAAGTGCAGAAGCGCATCTCGCTGTTCGGCCCGTCGGCCGGCGGCCTCGCCATCACCGCCATGCATTGCGGCAATGCGGTCTATAAGGAAGCCGCCCTTATCAAGGCTCGCCGCAACGAGATGATCGCCGCGCGCGAAGAAACCATCGCATGGCTGACGAAGAAGGGCATAGAGGTGCAGCCGGGCAGCCAGGCGAACATGTTCATGGTCAACTGGAACAAGCCGGCCAAGGAGATGCAGGCAGCCCTGCTCGCAACGCCCGAAAAGGTGCAGATCGGCCGTAACTGGCCGATCTGGCCCAATGTCTCGCGCGTGACCGTTGGTTCGGCCGCCGACATGGCGAAATTCTGCGCCGCCGTGGACAAATGCTACAAGGCGTAA
- a CDS encoding SRPBCC domain-containing protein codes for MSGADHDLSVTCQIAAPREMCWKLWVDRKEEWFCPKPWRAEVIEQDLRPGGRSAVRMFGPDGEDSGPMEGVFLEVVPNALAVTTDAYAAGWIPQTPFLTAIWRFEDEGEGTRFTATARHWDAEAKARHEAMGFHPGWDQMMVQYKALCERVVASAR; via the coding sequence ATGAGCGGCGCCGACCATGACCTGTCCGTCACCTGCCAGATCGCCGCGCCGCGCGAGATGTGCTGGAAGCTGTGGGTTGACCGGAAGGAGGAATGGTTTTGCCCCAAGCCCTGGCGGGCCGAGGTGATCGAGCAGGATCTGCGTCCCGGCGGGCGGAGTGCTGTGCGGATGTTCGGTCCCGATGGCGAGGATAGCGGGCCGATGGAGGGCGTGTTTCTGGAGGTCGTGCCAAACGCGCTGGCGGTGACGACCGATGCCTATGCGGCGGGCTGGATACCGCAGACACCCTTCCTGACGGCGATCTGGCGGTTCGAGGATGAGGGCGAAGGCACCCGTTTCACTGCGACCGCGCGCCACTGGGACGCGGAGGCGAAGGCGCGGCATGAGGCCATGGGCTTCCATCCCGGCTGGGACCAGATGATGGTGCAGTATAAGGCGCTGTGCGAGAGGGTGGTGGCGAGCGCCCGCTAA
- a CDS encoding VOC family protein yields the protein MDKITPCLWFDGNAQEAATFYVSVFGGSIDHVSHYPQENPSPSPLAGGSVLLVEFTLFGQSYQALNGGPQFTFDEAISLSVACEDQAELDRYFDALTADGGKDGPCGWVTDKYGLCWQLVTRGIMANYRTGDKEGIARMMQVMMTMRKLDSAAMQAAFEGKAA from the coding sequence ATGGACAAGATCACGCCCTGCCTCTGGTTCGACGGCAATGCCCAGGAGGCGGCGACCTTCTACGTCTCCGTCTTTGGCGGGTCGATCGATCATGTCAGTCATTATCCGCAGGAAAATCCCTCCCCCTCGCCGCTGGCGGGGGGCAGTGTGCTGCTGGTCGAATTCACCCTGTTCGGACAAAGCTATCAGGCTCTGAACGGTGGTCCCCAATTCACCTTTGACGAGGCGATCTCGCTGTCCGTCGCGTGCGAGGATCAGGCCGAACTGGACCGCTATTTCGACGCCCTCACCGCCGATGGCGGCAAGGACGGGCCGTGCGGCTGGGTCACGGACAAATATGGCCTGTGCTGGCAATTGGTGACGCGCGGGATCATGGCCAACTACCGGACCGGCGACAAGGAAGGCATCGCCCGCATGATGCAGGTGATGATGACGATGCGGAAGCTGGACAGTGCCGCGATGCAGGCGGCCTTTGAAGGGAAAGCGGCATGA
- a CDS encoding VOC family protein, which yields MTDFTGKFFWYELMTSDPQAALAFYGDVVGWTAQPFGGERTDDPYHVVSGSAGPMGGVMAIPAEARTCGMTPWWGGYVGSADVDADAARLSAAGGAVKRPPDDIPGVGRFAVMADPGGAIFMLLKGSSPDGMDAPAGMPMGHVGWHELYAGDFARDLAFYTGQFGWTTGDAMDMGEMGSYQLVSQTGAADFAGMTGGIMPRPAQMPAPLWLFYFTVGDIDAAVERVKAGGGTVLNGPMEVPGGAWIIQATDPQGAMFALVGSKGDA from the coding sequence ATGACCGACTTTACCGGCAAATTCTTCTGGTATGAACTGATGACCAGCGATCCGCAGGCGGCGCTGGCCTTCTATGGCGATGTCGTCGGCTGGACGGCGCAGCCCTTCGGCGGCGAGCGCACGGACGATCCCTACCATGTCGTGTCCGGCAGCGCCGGTCCGATGGGTGGCGTCATGGCGATTCCGGCCGAGGCTCGGACATGCGGCATGACGCCTTGGTGGGGCGGCTATGTCGGGTCGGCCGATGTCGATGCGGACGCTGCGCGACTGAGCGCGGCGGGCGGCGCGGTGAAGCGTCCGCCCGACGATATCCCCGGCGTCGGGCGGTTTGCGGTGATGGCCGATCCGGGCGGGGCGATCTTCATGCTGCTCAAAGGCTCCAGCCCCGACGGCATGGACGCGCCGGCGGGGATGCCGATGGGCCATGTCGGCTGGCACGAACTTTATGCCGGCGATTTCGCCCGCGATCTGGCCTTTTACACCGGTCAGTTCGGTTGGACGACCGGCGACGCCATGGATATGGGCGAGATGGGCAGCTATCAGCTCGTCTCACAGACCGGGGCGGCGGACTTTGCCGGCATGACCGGCGGCATCATGCCGCGCCCCGCACAGATGCCCGCGCCGCTGTGGCTCTTCTACTTCACCGTCGGCGACATCGACGCGGCGGTCGAGCGGGTGAAAGCGGGTGGCGGCACGGTGCTGAACGGGCCGATGGAGGTGCCGGGCGGCGCGTGGATCATCCAGGCGACCGACCCGCAGGGCGCGATGTTCGCGCTGGTCGGCAGCAAGGGAGACGCGTGA